One Pseudomonadota bacterium genomic window, TGTATCGCAATGGCTTCGAGCTCGTCGGTGTCGAGCTCGAAGGGCTGGCCGTGCTCATCGAGCGCGCGCACCCTGACGCGATAGCCCCGCAGCACGTTCGCCGTGAAGTCGGGGATGGACATGCAGCCTTCACGAAAGATGCGCTTGTCTGAGACCTCGAGGATCTCGGGGTTCACGAAGATGCGCGCCGGCCGCTCCGGAAACCGCTGACTCACATCGATGAGCACCACACGACGCATCTCCCCGATCTGCGGGGCGGCAATGCCGACACCGGGGCGCGACGCGAGGGTGTCGCGCAGATCGGCCACCAGGGCAGCAAGAGAATCTCCGAGGTCTGTGACAGGTGCGCTCACCTGCTTGAGCCGCGGATCAGGATAGACGAGAACCTCGCGAACGGCCATGGCTAGAGCTCGACCGTCTCCATGCGGTTCACCGTGATCTCGACCTGCAGCTCACGCGCGAGAGACGCCATGCTCTCCTTGAAGCCCGCGGCGTCTGCCGCGGCGGGCAGGTCGACCTCGAACACGAGCAGGTACAGAGGGCTGCGCCCGTCTGACGACGAGCAATGGGTGACCACGTCGGTGATGTTGACCTGC contains:
- the def gene encoding peptide deformylase, giving the protein MAVREVLVYPDPRLKQVSAPVTDLGDSLAALVADLRDTLASRPGVGIAAPQIGEMRRVVLIDVSQRFPERPARIFVNPEILEVSDKRIFREGCMSIPDFTANVLRGYRVRVRALDEHGQPFELDTDELEAIAIQHECDHLDGLLFLDRVASLKTDVFRRKGVPKSVPLPT